The following coding sequences are from one Streptomyces sp. NBC_01232 window:
- a CDS encoding DMT family transporter, with the protein MTAQNSATLPTTIAVKNPVRRGTALAMLGVVAFSLTFPATAWGLESFGPWSLVALRSVLAAAIAGVFLLARRVPLPAREHWAGLAVVAAGVVVGFPMLTTLALTTSTTSHAAVVVGLLPLTTAALSALRTGARPSRAFWAAALAGATVVLGFTLAQSGGALSAGDAYLFAALLVCAAGYTEGGRLARMLPGWQVIGWALVLCLPLSLAGSAAGLAYEPVHLTGHGLAGLVWAAAGSTFLGLYVWYRGMAEIGAPRASQLQLAQPLLTLVWSVALLGEHLSPAAPAAACAVLVCIAVTQRVK; encoded by the coding sequence ATGACAGCACAGAATAGCGCTACTCTCCCGACCACGATAGCGGTCAAGAACCCGGTGCGCCGGGGGACCGCCCTCGCCATGCTCGGCGTCGTCGCCTTCTCGCTGACCTTCCCCGCCACCGCATGGGGACTGGAGAGCTTCGGTCCGTGGTCGCTCGTCGCGCTGCGCAGTGTCCTCGCCGCCGCCATAGCCGGCGTCTTCCTGCTGGCCCGCCGGGTCCCGCTGCCCGCCCGCGAGCACTGGGCGGGGCTCGCCGTCGTCGCCGCCGGAGTGGTCGTCGGCTTCCCGATGCTCACCACCCTCGCGTTGACCACCTCCACGACCTCGCACGCCGCCGTGGTCGTCGGCCTCCTGCCGCTCACCACCGCCGCGCTGTCCGCGCTGCGCACCGGGGCCCGCCCCTCGCGCGCCTTCTGGGCCGCGGCCCTCGCCGGGGCCACGGTCGTGCTGGGCTTCACGCTCGCGCAGAGCGGCGGCGCCCTGTCCGCGGGCGACGCCTACCTGTTCGCCGCCCTGCTCGTGTGTGCCGCCGGGTACACCGAGGGCGGCCGCCTGGCCCGGATGCTGCCCGGCTGGCAGGTGATCGGCTGGGCACTGGTCCTGTGCCTGCCGCTCAGCCTGGCCGGTTCCGCGGCCGGGCTCGCGTACGAGCCGGTGCACCTGACCGGCCACGGGCTGGCCGGGCTGGTCTGGGCGGCGGCCGGCTCCACCTTCCTCGGCCTGTACGTCTGGTACCGGGGCATGGCCGAGATCGGGGCTCCGCGGGCCAGCCAGCTCCAGCTCGCCCAGCCGCTGCTCACCCTCGTCTGGTCGGTGGCCCTGCTGGGCGAGCACCTCTCCCCCGCCGCACCGGCCGCCGCCTGCGCGGTCCTCGTCTGCATCGCGGTCACCCAACGGGTCAAATAG
- a CDS encoding DUF1918 domain-containing protein, producing the protein MRATEGDQLVQHGRIVGQHDKVGEITQVLGENGTPPYRVRFQDGHEALMAPGPDCTVRHPSEPTH; encoded by the coding sequence ATGCGCGCGACCGAGGGCGACCAGCTGGTGCAGCACGGCAGGATCGTAGGACAGCACGACAAGGTGGGCGAGATCACCCAGGTCCTGGGCGAGAACGGAACCCCCCCGTACCGGGTCCGCTTCCAGGACGGACACGAGGCACTGATGGCTCCCGGACCCGACTGCACGGTCCGCCACCCCTCAGAGCCCACTCACTGA